The following coding sequences lie in one Thermomicrobium sp. 4228-Ro genomic window:
- a CDS encoding DUF4013 domain-containing protein codes for MDIGRAFSYVFQDPQWLKKLLIALVMLIIPIIGWLILFGYILRIVRGVASGSDVPLPEWDDFGRDLALGFKGAVTSFVWSLPATLIGVCSQVASVLSTDNGGRGSGLGAFTLAAICLGCVSFILSFATTYVLPVPLSRLAVTDRLSEAFALSEIFREIGRAATPLLLVLLITVGLSFFALFGVLLCIVGIVATILYAYLVQAHLWGQVRRQLQSGETTGAPVPVVT; via the coding sequence ATGGATATCGGTCGCGCATTCTCCTACGTGTTTCAGGATCCTCAATGGCTCAAAAAGCTCCTCATCGCGCTCGTCATGCTGATCATCCCGATCATCGGCTGGTTGATCCTGTTCGGGTACATTCTGCGTATCGTACGAGGAGTAGCCAGCGGCTCGGACGTCCCACTCCCGGAGTGGGACGACTTCGGGCGAGACCTCGCCCTCGGCTTCAAAGGTGCGGTGACGTCCTTCGTCTGGTCGCTCCCCGCCACGCTCATCGGCGTGTGCTCGCAGGTGGCGAGCGTCCTGTCTACCGATAACGGCGGGCGCGGGAGCGGGCTCGGAGCGTTCACACTGGCTGCGATCTGTCTCGGTTGCGTCTCGTTCATTCTTTCTTTCGCGACCACCTACGTTCTCCCGGTTCCGCTCAGCCGGCTCGCGGTGACGGACCGGCTGAGCGAAGCGTTCGCGCTCTCCGAAATCTTCAGGGAGATCGGTCGGGCAGCGACGCCCCTCCTGCTCGTGTTGCTGATCACGGTTGGTCTCAGTTTCTTCGCCTTGTTCGGCGTCTTGTTGTGTATCGTCGGTATCGTCGCGACGATCCTCTATGCGTACCTCGTGCAAGCACACCTCTGGGGGCAAGTCCGCCGCCAGCTCCAGTCCGGCGAGACTACCGGTGCTCCGGTACCGGTCGTGACGTGA
- a CDS encoding DnaJ C-terminal domain-containing protein, with protein MEFKDYYKILGVPRDADQETIRKAYLRLARKYHPDVNKSPEAEEKFKEINEAYEVLRDPEKRAKYDRFGADWERYQQAAGAQGAATDFAEWFFGTRERARERRRRSSDFSEFFDLLFGDLGDLFASGGEHVRVRARPERGQDYEHPIEVTLREAYRGATRRIDVKIDEVCPTCHGTGLNGRGICRTCGGSGYMTRTKTLEVKIPPGVREGSRIRIAGQGGPGVNGGPPGDLYLRVHLLPDPQFTLDGDNLRTEVEVPLYTAILGGEVTVPTLDRPVVLRIPPGTQNGQVFRLRGKGMPSLRTGERGDLLVKVKVVLPTDLTEEERRLFQRLRELREARVRA; from the coding sequence ATGGAGTTCAAGGATTACTACAAGATCCTCGGCGTGCCGCGCGATGCGGATCAGGAGACGATCCGGAAGGCCTATCTTCGTCTCGCGCGGAAATACCACCCCGACGTCAATAAGTCGCCCGAGGCTGAGGAAAAATTCAAGGAAATCAACGAAGCCTACGAGGTACTCCGCGACCCCGAGAAGCGCGCCAAGTACGACCGCTTCGGCGCCGACTGGGAGCGTTACCAGCAAGCGGCTGGCGCGCAGGGCGCTGCCACCGACTTCGCCGAGTGGTTCTTCGGTACTCGCGAGCGGGCACGCGAACGACGCCGACGCTCGAGCGATTTCTCGGAGTTCTTCGATCTTCTCTTCGGTGACCTCGGCGATCTGTTCGCGAGCGGCGGGGAGCATGTCCGTGTCCGGGCGCGGCCGGAGCGCGGCCAGGACTACGAGCACCCGATCGAGGTGACGTTGCGCGAGGCGTACCGTGGTGCGACGCGACGGATCGATGTGAAGATCGACGAGGTCTGCCCCACCTGCCACGGTACCGGGCTCAACGGACGCGGAATCTGCCGCACCTGCGGTGGAAGCGGCTACATGACACGAACGAAGACGCTCGAAGTGAAGATCCCACCCGGTGTACGGGAAGGTTCGCGCATCCGTATCGCGGGTCAGGGGGGGCCTGGGGTCAACGGCGGCCCGCCAGGCGACCTCTACTTGCGCGTTCATCTCCTCCCCGATCCGCAGTTCACGTTGGACGGGGACAACCTGCGCACCGAAGTCGAGGTGCCACTGTATACCGCCATTCTCGGCGGCGAAGTAACGGTACCGACGCTCGACCGGCCGGTCGTGTTGCGCATACCACCCGGGACCCAGAACGGGCAAGTCTTCCGGCTGCGCGGGAAGGGGATGCCTTCGCTGCGCACCGGAGAGCGGGGCGATCTCCTCGTAAAGGTGAAGGTCGTCCTCCCGACCGACTTGACCGAGGAGGAACGTCGCCTGTTCCAGCGACTGCGTGAGTTGCGTGAGGCGCGCGTCCGTGCCTGA
- a CDS encoding adenylosuccinate synthase → MPVAIVLGGQWGDEGKGKITDALAASADVVIRPNGSTNAGHTVVTDDGVFKLHVIPSGVLYPHCTCVIGAGVAVSPPDLLREIATLRERHSRLGQLYLSDRAHVIMPYHPLLDAYEEQRRGAAGIGTTLRGNGPAFTDKVARRGIRVADLLPGAEAFLRQKLEILLPEKNTLFVHLYGREPIDLEELLREARYWGEQLAPYVIAAEVFVQDAIAAGKRVIVEAAQGTMLDLDYGTYPYVTSSPPTAAGACQGAGIAPTQVDRVVGVFKAYTTRVGAGPFPTELHDDIGQLLRERGREYGTTTGRPRRVGWFDAVAARYTARLNGMTEAALTKLDMLDPLPEIRICTGYRLGNQLLSAPPARIDLYETIEPVYETLPGWRSDTSHAASFSELPLEARRYVERIEELIGVPITMIGIGPARRQIVWRHAEALA, encoded by the coding sequence ATGCCAGTTGCCATCGTCCTGGGCGGCCAGTGGGGCGACGAGGGGAAAGGGAAGATCACCGATGCCCTCGCTGCCTCCGCCGATGTGGTCATTCGCCCGAACGGCTCGACGAACGCCGGGCATACGGTGGTCACCGACGACGGCGTCTTCAAGTTGCACGTGATCCCATCGGGCGTCCTCTATCCGCACTGCACGTGCGTGATCGGTGCCGGGGTTGCGGTCTCGCCACCTGACCTCTTGCGCGAGATCGCCACACTACGCGAGCGGCATTCCCGACTCGGGCAGCTGTACTTGAGCGATCGCGCCCACGTCATCATGCCCTACCATCCGCTCCTCGATGCCTACGAGGAGCAGCGTCGCGGTGCGGCAGGAATCGGCACGACCCTCCGCGGCAACGGACCTGCCTTCACCGACAAAGTCGCCCGGCGTGGGATCCGTGTCGCTGATCTCCTACCCGGCGCGGAGGCGTTCTTGCGCCAGAAGCTCGAAATCCTCCTCCCGGAAAAGAACACCCTCTTCGTCCACCTTTATGGGCGCGAGCCGATCGATCTCGAGGAACTGCTCCGCGAGGCCCGGTACTGGGGCGAGCAACTGGCGCCGTACGTTATCGCGGCGGAGGTCTTCGTTCAGGACGCGATCGCAGCGGGGAAGCGCGTTATCGTCGAGGCTGCCCAAGGAACGATGCTCGACCTCGACTACGGTACCTACCCTTATGTGACATCGAGTCCGCCGACCGCTGCTGGAGCATGTCAGGGGGCCGGTATCGCACCGACCCAGGTCGACCGTGTCGTCGGTGTGTTCAAGGCCTACACGACTCGAGTCGGAGCAGGTCCCTTCCCCACCGAACTCCACGACGACATCGGCCAGCTCCTGCGTGAGCGTGGCCGTGAATACGGGACGACGACCGGTCGGCCACGCCGTGTCGGCTGGTTCGATGCAGTAGCGGCACGGTACACGGCCCGCCTCAACGGTATGACCGAAGCGGCCTTGACCAAGCTCGATATGCTCGATCCCTTGCCGGAGATCCGTATCTGCACCGGCTACCGGCTCGGCAATCAGCTCCTGTCTGCCCCACCGGCCCGCATCGATCTGTACGAAACGATCGAACCGGTCTACGAGACGCTACCGGGCTGGCGCTCCGATACGAGCCACGCGGCCTCGTTCAGCGAGCTGCCGCTCGAAGCACGTCGCTATGTCGAACGCATCGAGGAATTGATCGGCGTACCGATCACGATGATCGGCATCGGGCCAGCCCGGCGGCAGATCGTCTGGCGGCATGCCGAAGCGTTGGCTTGA